The following proteins are co-located in the Pedobacter sp. FW305-3-2-15-E-R2A2 genome:
- a CDS encoding sigma-70 family RNA polymerase sigma factor, whose translation MGADSDMAILEGLKAGGGQRRIFERDLYKTFFYFIHQGVKKYGMTEEDAASAYSDTIISIIDNIVKGSFEGRSALKSYGYKIFSNKCVDLLRKDTTNKRKVNQAMPMDSLVYELPDQARTAVQQILMKEERQYLMEKLIALGEKCRQVLLFFEDGYSDRDIAGFMEYNSADVVKTSRLRCLERLRKKVNVEQILR comes from the coding sequence ATGGGGGCAGACTCAGATATGGCAATTTTGGAAGGGTTAAAAGCAGGTGGGGGACAGCGAAGAATTTTTGAACGGGATTTGTATAAGACCTTCTTTTATTTTATCCATCAGGGCGTAAAAAAATACGGGATGACGGAAGAAGATGCGGCCAGCGCATATTCTGATACCATTATCAGCATCATTGATAACATTGTAAAAGGCAGTTTCGAGGGGCGTTCTGCCCTTAAATCTTATGGCTATAAAATCTTTTCCAACAAATGTGTTGACCTTTTAAGGAAAGATACGACTAATAAAAGAAAGGTAAATCAAGCCATGCCGATGGACAGCCTGGTGTATGAGCTTCCTGATCAGGCGAGAACCGCTGTTCAGCAAATTCTGATGAAGGAAGAGCGGCAGTACCTGATGGAGAAGCTGATTGCGCTGGGAGAAAAATGCAGGCAGGTCTTACTCTTTTTTGAAGATGGATATAGCGATAGAGATATTGCAGGTTTTATGGAATATAACTCCGCTGATGTGGTGAAAACCAGTCGCCTGCGTTGTCTGGAAAGACTCCGGAAGAAAGTTAATGTGGAACAAATCCTAAGATGA
- a CDS encoding CHAT domain-containing tetratricopeptide repeat protein — MDSFHCVIGKIMMVSLRIPFLVSVIFCSTLMSKGQCPSDAEIITHVAGIQESMADGFSEKIRRLKELQATFMKCHRTKNAAYAQIIHRIGDIYSKAGDLERAIIYTKEAVAVNTGQGQGIDPSFLCNSYFNLGIFYKKIHFLKDSHHYFERCIDVGRGYPDKRAIVFMAYEQKAYAFFQTGDYQKSIEQADEGILFAEANKEVLAMAPLLAQKAQSEIESGLFSDAEVCIKKAISLLENENGGAEHLATSYSVYADLLQKSGKIPSALKYYHKSLELNKEAENWEQCSRDLLELGSVYLHGLNQSGKAVYYYNEGLKMAAKSGDSYQLAGLYSNIGVVYWRNKDFHKALKYYQKALNVLPLNFSDTAVKSNLSKDMLKLVSNDYFVSTILANKGSSLLGLYRKEKKKKTLLLALKTYEIADQAVDIMRWKQDGEQSKLIWRKKTKEMYEEAIEVCFYLQNIEKAYYFFEKSRAVLLNDKLCELIAENYIAEKDRRIEKQLRVKTYTLSMRLLSMSKSDAHYKEVMGKWYDSQNNWEVFIRGLELKYPTYYQYKYDNSVYPYRAVMTKLQDQKQSLIEYFTGDSIVYALFLSPGQQQLLRIPYRSYGKDTKNLLTLCADKSLLNQYYDCYETVAYQLYDKLIKPLKIPEGRVIVSLDDHFIPFEALLSDSLDKSSFLARKYIFSYVHSMRVMMKKINLPTVAEHTFLGIAPSAYNRNFKLAVLPGADQSLGNIVRYFKTSRLIINGAATRAGFLDHLNRYQIVQIYAHAAADSTKKEPVLYLADSTVSLSEIQKLSFPHTELVVLSACNTGVGYHAEGEGVFSLARAFMTAGVPCTVTNLWQVDHKTTYQLTELFYKYLQKGLPKDEALNQAKLDFLQENDQLYNLPYFWAATIVLGNTDGIQHPPLHIFLITGMATILLMGLTVLDCLLLKP; from the coding sequence ATGGATTCATTTCATTGTGTGATTGGTAAGATCATGATGGTTTCATTGAGGATCCCTTTTTTGGTATCGGTTATCTTTTGTTCGACTTTAATGTCAAAGGGGCAATGCCCTTCTGATGCGGAAATTATAACGCATGTAGCTGGCATTCAGGAAAGCATGGCCGATGGTTTTTCTGAAAAGATCAGGCGTTTAAAGGAACTGCAGGCGACATTCATGAAGTGCCATCGAACGAAAAATGCTGCCTATGCTCAGATTATACACCGCATAGGCGATATTTACAGCAAAGCCGGCGACCTGGAGCGGGCCATCATCTATACCAAAGAAGCGGTGGCTGTAAATACAGGGCAAGGGCAAGGTATTGACCCCTCATTTCTCTGCAACAGCTATTTTAACCTTGGCATCTTTTATAAGAAAATTCATTTTTTGAAGGATTCCCATCATTACTTTGAGCGTTGCATTGATGTGGGACGAGGGTATCCTGATAAACGGGCCATCGTTTTTATGGCCTATGAACAAAAAGCCTATGCTTTCTTTCAAACCGGCGATTACCAAAAAAGTATCGAGCAGGCCGATGAGGGAATCTTATTTGCAGAAGCAAATAAAGAAGTACTTGCAATGGCACCGCTTTTGGCACAAAAGGCACAATCGGAAATTGAATCAGGTTTATTTTCCGATGCGGAAGTTTGCATAAAAAAAGCGATCTCTCTATTGGAGAACGAAAATGGGGGAGCAGAACACCTTGCCACCAGTTATTCCGTATATGCAGACCTGCTTCAGAAATCAGGGAAAATCCCTTCTGCCTTAAAGTATTATCATAAATCACTGGAATTGAATAAAGAGGCAGAGAACTGGGAGCAATGTTCCAGGGATCTTCTGGAATTGGGCAGCGTTTACCTTCATGGCTTAAATCAAAGTGGAAAAGCGGTTTACTATTACAATGAAGGCCTGAAAATGGCTGCTAAGAGTGGAGATAGTTACCAGCTCGCAGGCTTGTATTCCAATATCGGGGTGGTATACTGGCGAAATAAGGACTTTCATAAAGCATTGAAATATTATCAGAAAGCATTAAATGTATTGCCCTTAAATTTTAGCGATACGGCGGTAAAAAGCAACCTCAGCAAGGACATGCTAAAATTGGTTTCCAACGACTATTTCGTTTCTACGATCCTCGCCAATAAAGGATCTTCTTTGCTCGGGCTATACCGGAAAGAAAAGAAGAAGAAAACCCTGCTGCTCGCCTTGAAAACGTATGAAATTGCAGATCAGGCAGTCGATATTATGCGCTGGAAACAGGATGGGGAGCAATCCAAGCTCATCTGGCGTAAGAAAACCAAAGAAATGTATGAGGAAGCGATAGAAGTTTGTTTTTACCTTCAAAATATCGAGAAAGCCTATTACTTCTTTGAAAAAAGCAGGGCAGTGCTGCTCAACGACAAGCTTTGTGAACTCATTGCAGAAAATTACATTGCCGAAAAAGACCGCAGGATAGAAAAGCAGTTGCGGGTAAAAACTTATACGTTGAGTATGAGGCTCTTGTCTATGAGCAAAAGTGATGCGCATTACAAAGAGGTCATGGGGAAATGGTACGATTCCCAGAACAATTGGGAAGTATTTATCCGGGGACTGGAACTGAAATATCCAACGTACTATCAATATAAATACGATAACTCTGTATATCCTTATCGGGCAGTGATGACTAAACTTCAGGATCAGAAACAATCTCTGATTGAGTATTTTACCGGTGATTCTATCGTGTATGCTTTATTCTTATCTCCGGGACAACAACAATTGCTGAGGATTCCTTACAGGTCGTACGGAAAGGATACGAAGAACCTGCTGACCCTTTGTGCCGATAAATCATTGTTGAATCAATATTATGATTGTTATGAGACGGTCGCTTATCAATTGTATGATAAACTGATTAAACCTTTAAAGATCCCGGAAGGAAGGGTGATCGTCTCTTTGGATGATCATTTTATTCCTTTTGAAGCTTTGTTGTCAGATTCGCTGGATAAAAGCAGCTTTTTAGCTCGGAAATACATTTTCAGCTATGTTCATTCCATGCGGGTTATGATGAAAAAGATCAATCTCCCTACTGTAGCTGAGCATACCTTTCTCGGCATAGCACCGTCCGCTTACAACCGCAATTTTAAACTTGCTGTCCTTCCCGGTGCGGATCAGTCGCTGGGAAATATTGTACGCTATTTTAAAACCTCCAGGCTCATCATTAACGGCGCAGCCACAAGAGCCGGCTTTTTAGACCACCTGAACAGGTATCAAATCGTACAGATTTATGCCCATGCTGCAGCAGACAGCACAAAGAAAGAACCGGTCTTGTACCTCGCAGATTCTACCGTTTCTCTTTCAGAAATTCAGAAGCTGAGCTTCCCCCATACGGAACTCGTGGTGCTTTCTGCCTGTAATACCGGCGTGGGTTACCATGCCGAAGGAGAAGGGGTCTTTAGTCTGGCCAGGGCATTCATGACCGCCGGTGTGCCCTGTACGGTTACTAACCTATGGCAGGTAGACCATAAAACGACCTATCAGTTAACCGAGTTGTTTTATAAATACCTGCAGAAGGGACTTCCGAAGGATGAAGCATTAAATCAGGCCAAACTTGATTTCCTGCAGGAGAATGATCAACTGTATAACCTGCCTTATTTCTGGGCGGCAACAATAGTTTTGGGAAATACCGATGGAATTCAACACCCGCCGCTCCACATATTTTTGATCACAGGGATGGCAACAATCCTGCTGATGGGATTGACTGTGCTGGATTGTTTGCTGTTGAAACCATAG
- a CDS encoding PKD domain-containing protein, which produces MKIKHYLVLALLGFSVLTSCKKDEEEKRAPAVKMSITDKELNGKVNEKIAFSAIIENGVAVEHTWTLDGVIKTTESSFAFTPPKSGIYNVTYTAKAEGGTFTYVYILNVGIPTVPTTPGSSSFVTRLLEYNPAPGQFINKAPGNLVSAEGILGKKGMVTLGAWGGYIVLGFDHTVINEVNKDDIIVYGNPMPNFAEPGIIWVMQDENGNGLADDTWYEIAGSEFNKPGYKRDYSVTYTKPNPVTADVPWKDSDGNTGVVKTNTFHKQSYFPEWVKGDEYILKGSKLPSTGINMTVPTYITSAPFAWGYADNTADGDKIDIAKAVDKDGKNVALAGIDFIKIQTGIQANMGWLGELSTEVIGVEDLSLVKAK; this is translated from the coding sequence ATGAAAATTAAACATTATCTCGTTCTTGCGCTTTTAGGTTTTAGCGTGCTAACATCCTGTAAAAAAGATGAAGAAGAAAAACGCGCACCAGCCGTTAAGATGAGCATAACTGATAAAGAGTTAAACGGAAAAGTAAATGAAAAAATCGCCTTCTCTGCAATTATTGAGAACGGTGTAGCTGTGGAACATACCTGGACGCTTGATGGCGTGATCAAGACCACGGAAAGTTCATTTGCGTTTACCCCTCCTAAGTCAGGAATTTATAACGTTACCTATACCGCAAAAGCGGAAGGAGGTACATTTACGTATGTCTATATTTTAAATGTGGGCATACCTACGGTCCCTACCACACCGGGCAGCAGTAGTTTTGTCACCAGGTTATTAGAATATAATCCTGCACCGGGACAGTTTATCAATAAAGCACCTGGAAATCTGGTAAGTGCCGAGGGAATCCTGGGCAAAAAGGGAATGGTGACGCTTGGTGCCTGGGGTGGATATATCGTCCTTGGTTTCGACCATACGGTGATCAACGAAGTCAATAAAGACGATATCATTGTTTATGGAAATCCAATGCCAAACTTTGCTGAGCCTGGCATTATCTGGGTAATGCAAGATGAGAATGGAAACGGATTGGCGGATGATACCTGGTATGAAATCGCCGGTAGTGAATTTAATAAACCTGGCTATAAAAGGGATTACTCCGTTACCTATACCAAGCCAAATCCGGTTACAGCAGACGTTCCATGGAAAGACAGCGATGGCAATACCGGAGTTGTTAAAACCAATACTTTTCACAAACAGTCTTATTTTCCGGAATGGGTAAAGGGGGATGAATATATTTTGAAAGGCTCCAAATTGCCTTCTACAGGGATTAATATGACTGTTCCTACCTACATCACCAGCGCTCCGTTTGCATGGGGTTATGCAGATAATACAGCTGATGGAGATAAGATTGACATTGCAAAAGCAGTAGATAAAGATGGTAAAAACGTGGCTCTTGCCGGAATTGATTTTATCAAGATACAGACCGGAATACAGGCCAATATGGGTTGGTTAGGTGAATTATCTACAGAAGTAATAGGTGTAGAAGACCTAAGCCTTGTAAAAGCAAAATAA
- a CDS encoding cell surface protein, with protein sequence MNTKHYLSITLLASVLWFGCKKDRKIETPVVPESNQFVTTLIEYVPAPGQFINLSLGSMEAAKSILGKEGLVSLGAWGGYIVLGFDHTVLNRKDLADLIIKGNASPNFAEPGIVWVMKDDNKNGKADDTWYEIAGSEFGKTGYLRNYEVTYTRPVPSTGDVTWKDNQGNTGVVSANTFHSQSYYPDWLSNTELTLKGSVLPSTNINMTNPAMITSTPFASGYADNTVDGDKIDIAKAVDKDGKTVALSGIDFIKIQTGIQANMNAVGELSTEISSVTDLSLVK encoded by the coding sequence ATGAACACTAAACATTATCTGAGTATCACGCTTTTGGCAAGTGTATTATGGTTTGGATGTAAAAAGGACCGGAAAATTGAAACACCAGTTGTTCCTGAAAGTAATCAGTTTGTAACCACTTTAATCGAGTATGTTCCTGCACCGGGACAGTTTATCAATCTGTCTCTGGGCAGTATGGAAGCGGCAAAGAGTATTTTAGGCAAAGAAGGTCTGGTAAGTTTAGGCGCATGGGGCGGATACATTGTTCTTGGATTTGACCATACCGTGCTTAACCGAAAGGATCTTGCAGACCTCATAATAAAAGGAAACGCATCTCCGAATTTTGCGGAACCAGGAATTGTATGGGTGATGAAAGACGACAATAAAAATGGTAAAGCTGATGATACCTGGTATGAGATCGCAGGAAGTGAATTCGGTAAAACAGGGTATTTAAGGAATTACGAAGTGACTTATACAAGACCTGTACCCAGTACAGGTGATGTTACCTGGAAAGACAATCAGGGAAATACAGGAGTGGTAAGTGCCAATACTTTTCACAGCCAATCTTATTATCCGGACTGGCTTAGCAATACGGAACTCACCTTAAAAGGTTCCGTACTTCCTTCTACAAATATCAATATGACGAACCCGGCGATGATTACAAGTACGCCTTTTGCCTCAGGATATGCAGATAATACGGTTGACGGAGATAAAATTGACATTGCTAAAGCAGTAGATAAAGACGGTAAAACTGTGGCCCTATCCGGAATTGATTTTATTAAAATTCAAACCGGTATTCAGGCAAATATGAACGCCGTAGGCGAGCTTTCTACCGAGATTTCCAGTGTCACAGACCTGAGTCTTGTTAAATAA
- a CDS encoding DUF5074 domain-containing protein, producing the protein MKKIRYKSQNVFTVLLLAVMLMSACRKDLQVPKEEKEYLFSPRPNDPIKGIYLVNEGNMGMNKASLDFVDFEAGQYRRNIYSEANPLQVKGLGDVGNDAGVYGSKLYIVVNISNKVEVLDVKTGKRIQQINITNCRYITFNKGKAYVSAYLGQVGNPAEPNGIVAEIDTTTLSEVRRVKVGRQPEEMAIVKDKLYIANSGGYSPGNYERTVSVVDLNSFTETKRIDVAINLHRLKADRFGDLYVTSRGDYLDTHSKLFVIDTQTDQVKLQYDIAVSNLTISNDVVYFYGSEWSHNTGKMTVSYGMLDVLSKKVLDTKFITDGTDKNIVIPYGIAVNPFTKEVFVTDAGNYVSPGVLYCFSPAGVKQWKVTTGDIPAHFAFVYR; encoded by the coding sequence ATGAAAAAAATCAGATATAAATCTCAAAATGTATTCACGGTCTTACTGTTGGCGGTAATGCTGATGAGTGCTTGCCGTAAAGATCTGCAGGTGCCGAAGGAAGAAAAGGAATATTTATTTTCACCAAGACCTAATGACCCTATTAAAGGGATCTATTTAGTCAACGAGGGGAATATGGGAATGAACAAAGCCTCTCTTGATTTTGTAGACTTTGAAGCCGGACAATATAGAAGGAATATTTATAGCGAAGCCAATCCCTTGCAGGTTAAAGGCCTTGGAGATGTGGGGAATGATGCAGGCGTATATGGTTCCAAACTATACATCGTCGTTAATATTTCTAATAAGGTGGAAGTATTAGATGTAAAAACGGGCAAGCGCATCCAGCAAATTAACATTACCAATTGCCGATACATCACCTTTAATAAAGGTAAAGCCTATGTGAGTGCTTACTTAGGACAGGTAGGTAATCCTGCAGAGCCAAACGGAATTGTCGCAGAAATTGATACGACCACATTGTCGGAAGTCAGAAGGGTGAAAGTGGGACGGCAGCCGGAAGAAATGGCGATTGTTAAAGATAAATTATATATAGCCAACTCTGGAGGGTACAGTCCTGGTAATTATGAACGTACCGTTTCTGTGGTGGATTTAAACTCCTTTACGGAAACAAAACGAATCGATGTCGCCATCAACCTTCACCGCTTAAAAGCAGATAGATTTGGCGACCTGTACGTAACCTCAAGAGGGGATTATCTGGACACTCATTCCAAGTTATTTGTGATCGATACCCAGACAGATCAGGTAAAATTACAATATGATATTGCAGTGAGTAATTTAACGATCAGTAATGACGTTGTCTATTTCTATGGTTCTGAATGGAGTCATAATACCGGAAAGATGACCGTTTCTTATGGGATGTTGGATGTGCTCAGTAAGAAAGTGCTGGATACAAAATTTATTACCGATGGAACGGATAAAAATATTGTAATCCCGTATGGAATTGCTGTTAATCCTTTTACGAAAGAAGTATTTGTAACCGATGCAGGGAATTATGTTTCACCGGGAGTACTGTATTGCTTTAGTCCGGCTGGAGTGAAACAATGGAAGGTGACCACAGGAGATATTCCGGCTCATTTTGCCTTTGTTTACAGGTAA
- a CDS encoding DUF5074 domain-containing protein, which yields MRITELKGIAAAVILSVALFSCKKDSAPAAEQDLNPVKGKYEDGFFIINEGWFGHGTGSVSFFDAASASLKDSIFQKENPGKGFEPLSSTVQFGTIFKNNLYVVSKAKGPVVVADAKTLKEVGRIPGSSEYDWRAFVGIDDNNGLLSSTDGIYLVNLKTYKPMMRLLGTKGQTGDMLKAENYVYALSQSDGAVIYNVADYSVAKKIKGVTLGFARTPNGKVWYTAGKYLYQSDPKTLATDSVELPFTPNTTWSTWYASPITASSTENTVFLVKANSWGGGKTLYRYIAGNKASLDQPFVTTPDKQSFYKNNLGYYAKTDELVTGTVQDGFGANYLVNKLYFYNAKTGVLNKTITYGEYYFPAMFVFH from the coding sequence ATGAGAATAACAGAATTGAAGGGGATAGCAGCAGCAGTAATTTTATCCGTTGCACTATTTTCTTGTAAGAAAGATAGCGCTCCGGCAGCAGAGCAGGACCTAAACCCGGTAAAAGGTAAGTATGAAGATGGATTTTTTATCATCAATGAGGGATGGTTTGGTCATGGTACCGGATCTGTCAGCTTTTTTGACGCCGCATCTGCGAGTTTGAAGGATAGTATTTTTCAGAAAGAAAATCCTGGAAAGGGATTTGAACCGCTGAGTTCTACAGTGCAGTTTGGAACGATATTTAAAAACAATTTATATGTAGTGAGCAAGGCTAAAGGGCCGGTTGTCGTTGCCGATGCAAAAACGCTGAAAGAAGTGGGACGAATCCCCGGTTCTTCAGAGTACGACTGGCGTGCATTTGTAGGGATTGATGATAACAATGGCCTGTTGAGCAGTACTGATGGGATTTACCTGGTTAACCTTAAAACGTATAAGCCTATGATGCGTCTGTTGGGTACCAAAGGACAAACCGGCGACATGTTAAAAGCAGAAAACTACGTTTATGCACTGTCTCAGTCTGATGGCGCGGTGATCTATAATGTTGCTGATTATTCTGTTGCGAAAAAGATCAAAGGGGTTACCCTTGGTTTTGCCAGAACTCCAAACGGTAAAGTTTGGTATACTGCAGGTAAATATCTCTACCAGTCTGATCCCAAAACTTTAGCAACGGACAGCGTAGAACTTCCATTTACGCCAAATACCACCTGGTCTACCTGGTATGCCTCACCAATCACAGCTTCAAGTACAGAAAATACAGTATTCTTGGTTAAGGCCAATAGCTGGGGTGGAGGAAAAACTTTATACAGGTACATCGCTGGCAATAAGGCCTCCCTGGATCAGCCTTTTGTCACCACTCCTGATAAACAATCTTTTTATAAAAATAACCTGGGCTACTACGCAAAGACGGATGAGCTGGTTACCGGAACTGTTCAGGACGGTTTCGGCGCAAACTACCTCGTGAATAAGCTTTATTTTTACAACGCCAAAACAGGGGTGTTGAATAAAACCATTACTTACGGGGAATACTATTTTCCGGCGATGTTTGTATTTCATTAA
- a CDS encoding DUF6580 family putative transport protein produces the protein MSESKFNPRTMILLLIIIFVSIIRVAAPFSGDFKVIANFSAVGAIALFGGAYFNNNLKAFAFPLLILLLSDLFIAKTSGYGFFYGGWYWTYIAFILMVVVGKVMMNKVTVLSFIGSAVVAVLIHWIVSDISAMYIPGLYPPTFAGYIACLTAAIPYEKSFLYGTVAYGAVMFGAFEMLKAKYPYLSLTNSRIAA, from the coding sequence ATGTCTGAATCTAAATTCAATCCGCGTACGATGATCTTGCTATTGATTATCATCTTTGTCAGCATTATCCGTGTTGCAGCTCCATTTTCCGGTGACTTTAAAGTGATCGCTAATTTCTCTGCAGTAGGAGCTATCGCTTTATTCGGAGGGGCATATTTTAACAACAACCTGAAGGCCTTTGCTTTTCCATTGCTGATTTTATTACTGAGCGATCTTTTCATCGCGAAAACTTCAGGTTATGGATTTTTCTATGGCGGCTGGTATTGGACGTATATCGCGTTTATCCTGATGGTAGTTGTAGGTAAAGTAATGATGAATAAAGTGACGGTATTAAGTTTTATCGGTTCTGCAGTTGTGGCTGTTCTTATCCACTGGATCGTTAGTGACATCAGTGCGATGTATATTCCAGGTTTATACCCGCCTACATTTGCTGGTTACATCGCCTGTTTAACCGCTGCTATTCCATATGAGAAGAGCTTCCTTTACGGAACTGTTGCTTATGGAGCAGTTATGTTTGGTGCTTTTGAAATGCTTAAAGCTAAATATCCATATTTGAGTTTAACGAATAGCAGAATAGCCGCTTAA
- a CDS encoding S8 family serine peptidase, with protein sequence MKKNKEQPERKDPPVWIKKANSKTERLLANSYRKDQILLYFKKIPTPADINIIKVSLRERGFLNTDGIKISTCGNCKIPVQLWSAKGIHTMVNTDSVKAGSGPKSTTVGESYSLNFLNTIPERDSKRSGLKKRTALALDANKEEIIVAVLDTGIDTDLIDPACLWQETAGAATGDCYKEQKTGWNFVSNNADFRDDHAGRHGTVVSQYIINEFKQSRENRLKIMPLKTHDKHGEGDLFGIICAIHFAIAKGAQLINASWGFYYYYELPIPYLKTLLSNVLRKQGILFVTASGNKIDAEDALAKQLYLLEHGLVLTDSQLRNLAIHNFYPAHLSTITNSVVTVTTTDGTSVSASQNYSKEYVDLGVLADQVSKEGMQFKLPFETSGPEVLISGSSFATAIATGLIGANCRKSLYVPNIKKADFLSALKLLLNEDHSGNILVNNPGLAKKHIRDGACVK encoded by the coding sequence ATGAAAAAGAATAAAGAACAACCTGAACGTAAGGATCCTCCCGTTTGGATTAAAAAAGCCAATAGCAAAACCGAGAGGTTATTGGCCAATAGTTATCGGAAAGATCAGATTTTGCTGTATTTCAAAAAGATCCCTACACCAGCAGACATCAATATCATCAAGGTCTCTCTTCGGGAGCGTGGTTTTCTTAATACCGATGGGATTAAGATCAGCACCTGCGGCAATTGTAAAATCCCGGTGCAGCTGTGGTCTGCAAAGGGAATTCATACCATGGTGAATACAGATTCTGTAAAGGCAGGGTCAGGTCCTAAATCAACTACCGTTGGGGAATCTTATTCCCTGAATTTTTTGAATACCATTCCTGAAAGAGATTCAAAGCGAAGCGGGTTAAAGAAGAGAACTGCATTAGCCCTTGATGCCAATAAGGAAGAGATCATTGTGGCGGTATTGGATACCGGTATAGACACAGACCTGATCGATCCTGCCTGTTTATGGCAGGAAACAGCAGGAGCTGCCACTGGCGACTGCTACAAAGAACAGAAAACGGGTTGGAATTTTGTATCCAATAATGCTGATTTTCGGGATGACCATGCCGGTCGGCATGGGACAGTGGTGAGCCAGTACATCATCAATGAATTTAAACAGTCCAGGGAAAACAGACTGAAAATTATGCCGCTTAAAACCCATGATAAGCATGGAGAAGGGGATCTTTTTGGGATCATCTGTGCCATTCATTTTGCTATTGCAAAAGGCGCGCAGCTGATCAATGCCAGCTGGGGGTTTTATTATTACTACGAACTTCCTATCCCTTATTTAAAAACGCTGCTCAGCAATGTGCTGAGGAAACAGGGGATTCTTTTTGTCACCGCCTCCGGAAATAAAATTGATGCAGAAGATGCGCTGGCAAAACAGCTCTATCTCCTGGAACACGGTCTGGTTTTAACGGACAGTCAGTTGCGTAATCTGGCGATTCATAATTTCTATCCTGCTCATTTGAGCACAATTACCAATAGCGTGGTTACGGTAACGACCACAGATGGAACGAGTGTAAGTGCCAGTCAGAATTATTCAAAGGAATATGTAGACCTGGGCGTACTGGCAGATCAGGTTTCAAAAGAAGGGATGCAGTTTAAATTGCCTTTTGAGACCAGCGGACCGGAAGTACTGATCAGTGGCTCTTCTTTTGCAACCGCCATTGCTACAGGGCTCATTGGGGCCAACTGTAGGAAAAGCTTGTATGTGCCCAATATTAAAAAAGCAGATTTTCTTTCGGCGCTTAAACTCCTGTTGAATGAAGACCATAGCGGCAATATTCTGGTCAACAATCCAGGCCTTGCTAAAAAACACATCCGTGACGGGGCTTGTGTTAAATAA
- a CDS encoding DUF5074 domain-containing protein, producing the protein MKLNITLKSISLATVLMAGFSSCKKDKMPDIVPGPISTLGVYVLNEGAYNWATSTSNSSISYYDIATKTLEKDYFKKQNGIDLGLNANDLKQYGSKMYCLVTGTTTAAKDSYIEVLNLATGKSIKRIAFSDATGGFMPRFIVFNKNKAYVSGYDGNITKIDTASLAIDARVKVGGALEELAIVNNKLYVTNSVHPFFPSDIKSSVSVVDLNTFTKIKDIPVGLNPSRISATDNGDLFVMTKGQYQPFIAGTIDKLSSVTDTKVSSDDKSGATFLKITEKTGFAIGYNPGIYLKALDVSTGALKADLITDATTVVAPYAVTLNPLDNTFFVADAKDYANDGMFFAFSAAGKNLFSFSTGVNPQGAAFRYGYK; encoded by the coding sequence ATGAAACTAAACATTACTTTAAAATCGATTTCACTTGCCACAGTGCTTATGGCTGGTTTTTCTTCTTGTAAGAAGGATAAAATGCCTGATATCGTACCTGGACCTATTTCTACTTTGGGTGTCTATGTCCTGAATGAGGGCGCTTACAATTGGGCTACCTCTACTTCGAACAGCAGCATCAGCTACTATGATATCGCTACAAAAACGTTAGAAAAGGACTATTTTAAGAAGCAAAATGGAATAGATCTTGGGCTAAATGCTAACGATCTTAAACAGTATGGTAGTAAAATGTACTGCTTAGTTACCGGTACAACCACAGCGGCAAAGGATTCCTATATTGAAGTGCTCAATCTGGCTACAGGTAAATCAATCAAACGCATTGCTTTCTCTGATGCTACCGGAGGCTTTATGCCAAGGTTCATTGTTTTCAATAAAAACAAAGCTTATGTCTCAGGATATGATGGAAACATCACCAAAATTGACACCGCAAGTTTAGCAATTGATGCAAGGGTTAAAGTAGGTGGCGCATTAGAAGAACTGGCTATTGTTAATAATAAATTGTACGTGACCAATTCAGTACATCCTTTTTTTCCTTCTGATATAAAATCCAGTGTTTCTGTGGTAGATCTGAATACGTTTACCAAAATTAAAGATATTCCTGTAGGCTTAAATCCATCTAGAATCTCAGCAACGGATAACGGTGATTTATTTGTGATGACCAAAGGTCAATATCAGCCCTTTATCGCAGGCACCATAGATAAATTGAGCAGTGTTACAGATACCAAAGTGAGTAGTGACGATAAATCTGGAGCTACATTCTTAAAAATTACTGAAAAGACAGGATTTGCAATTGGTTACAATCCAGGAATATATTTGAAAGCATTAGATGTTTCTACAGGAGCACTTAAAGCAGATTTGATTACCGACGCAACGACGGTAGTCGCACCTTATGCGGTGACATTGAATCCATTAGATAATACGTTTTTTGTAGCTGATGCAAAGGACTATGCGAATGATGGGATGTTCTTTGCTTTTAGTGCAGCTGGCAAAAATTTATTTTCGTTTTCCACGGGTGTGAATCCTCAGGGAGCTGCATTCAGATACGGCTATAAATAA